In bacterium, the following are encoded in one genomic region:
- a CDS encoding flavodoxin family protein has translation MKICAFLGSPRKKGNTARVLNWILEEAKNNGHKIELVYLQDQKISGCRECFACQKIVDRPGCSIKDDMQRLYPKILEADCILIATPVFTWSVSALTKAFLERTYCFEKFSEDGSYISFVEGKRCGLVVTAAGDEFEGADLVVESYKRMVEFHRMKNIGHLVVANIQTEKDLAKSDIKQRARQFGKRL, from the coding sequence ATGAAAATCTGTGCATTTCTTGGCAGTCCTAGAAAAAAGGGAAATACTGCCCGTGTATTAAATTGGATCTTGGAAGAGGCGAAAAATAATGGACATAAAATAGAGCTGGTATATCTTCAAGACCAGAAGATATCCGGTTGTAGAGAGTGTTTTGCTTGTCAGAAAATAGTTGACAGACCGGGATGTTCTATTAAAGATGACATGCAGAGACTATATCCAAAGATTTTAGAAGCGGATTGTATTTTGATTGCTACTCCTGTTTTTACGTGGTCTGTTTCTGCCCTGACAAAAGCATTTCTTGAACGAACATATTGTTTTGAGAAATTTTCTGAGGACGGTAGTTATATTTCCTTTGTGGAAGGCAAGAGATGCGGGCTTGTAGTAACAGCAGCTGGAGATGAATTTGAGGGAGCAGATTTAGTAGTTGAAAGCTACAAACGAATGGTTGAGTTTCACAGGATGAAAAATATCGGGCACCTTGTGGTCGCCAATATTCAGACAGAAAAAGATCTCGCAAAATCCGATATTAAGCAAAGAGCGAGACAATTTGGGAAAAGGCTGTGA
- a CDS encoding SDR family oxidoreductase: MVNLENKIAIVTGAARGIGRGCALEMAKAGADIVVTDCAYPEESQEVAELVQKIGRKAIVVPLDVADRQEVKDMVQAVREKFGKINILVNNAAASVHKPFLEISVEDMAHVLNVSLWGVFHCSQLIASVMVEQGQGGKIIIISSLHASIPKINSLAYNTAKAAINQMGYTMAAELAQYHINVNVIEPGSTDTPGERAFYTEEEIKKEGEELPWGRLATIEDIGKATAFLASDAADYITGACLRVDGGFWLPWR, encoded by the coding sequence ATGGTAAATTTGGAAAACAAGATTGCGATTGTTACTGGAGCAGCACGTGGAATTGGACGCGGATGTGCACTGGAAATGGCAAAAGCTGGCGCAGATATTGTTGTGACGGACTGTGCATATCCAGAAGAATCACAAGAAGTAGCAGAGCTTGTTCAAAAGATAGGGCGCAAAGCAATTGTTGTCCCACTGGATGTTGCAGATAGGCAGGAAGTTAAGGATATGGTGCAAGCAGTGCGAGAAAAATTTGGCAAGATTAACATTCTTGTCAATAATGCTGCAGCAAGTGTTCACAAGCCGTTTTTGGAGATATCTGTTGAAGATATGGCGCACGTCTTGAATGTCAGTCTCTGGGGTGTGTTCCATTGCAGTCAGCTGATTGCATCTGTCATGGTCGAACAGGGTCAGGGTGGAAAAATTATTATTATTAGTTCACTTCATGCTTCCATCCCGAAAATAAACTCATTGGCTTACAATACGGCGAAAGCCGCCATCAATCAGATGGGCTATACAATGGCAGCGGAACTAGCACAATACCATATCAACGTTAATGTAATCGAACCAGGATCTACGGACACGCCGGGAGAACGCGCATTCTATACAGAGGAAGAGATAAAAAAAGAGGGGGAAGAGTTACCATGGGGACGATTAGCTACAATCGAAGACATCGGCAAAGCTACGGCTTTTCTCGCTTCTGACGCCGCCGATTACATCACTGGTGCATGTCTGCGTGTAGACGGAGGATTTTGGTTGCCATGGAGGTGA
- a CDS encoding thiamine pyrophosphate-dependent dehydrogenase E1 component subunit alpha encodes MDGEKLTKLLDLMYRIRFFEERTMVLFREGLIVGALHHYIGEEAIAAGACAAAEKHDYVVSTHRGHGHCIAKGADLKRMMAELMGRETGYSRARGGSMHIFSVEEGLLGGNGIVGGGLPIALGSALSGQYRESGQVTLCFFAEGAGARGTFHESLNLAALWKLPVVYICENNLWAATTYINYSLPIENIGDRASAYGIPGKVIDGNDVEEVYKTVDEAIKRAREGNGPTLIECKTYRHYPHCMVIPDTRPQDEVMEWKKKDPIPRFEKRLLEEKVITKTEMGKIKKKVKNMLDEAEEFARKSPLPAVETVEEGLWA; translated from the coding sequence ATGGACGGGGAAAAATTAACTAAACTACTTGATTTAATGTACAGGATACGTTTCTTTGAAGAGAGAACAATGGTGCTTTTTCGGGAGGGTTTAATAGTCGGTGCTCTTCACCATTATATAGGTGAGGAAGCAATCGCTGCAGGAGCTTGTGCTGCAGCGGAAAAACACGATTATGTTGTAAGCACTCATCGTGGACATGGACACTGCATTGCCAAAGGAGCTGACTTGAAGCGTATGATGGCTGAGCTCATGGGCAGGGAAACAGGCTACAGCAGAGCACGAGGCGGGTCCATGCATATCTTCAGCGTAGAGGAAGGATTGTTGGGAGGAAACGGCATTGTAGGTGGTGGTCTTCCTATAGCTCTTGGTTCTGCACTTTCAGGTCAATACAGAGAATCAGGACAGGTGACTCTCTGTTTCTTTGCTGAGGGAGCAGGTGCGCGAGGAACATTTCATGAATCCTTGAACCTGGCTGCCTTGTGGAAGCTTCCTGTTGTATATATATGCGAAAATAATCTCTGGGCAGCTACTACCTATATAAATTACAGCTTACCAATAGAGAATATCGGAGACAGAGCTTCCGCTTATGGAATACCTGGGAAGGTAATAGATGGAAACGATGTAGAGGAAGTTTATAAGACTGTGGATGAGGCGATAAAGAGAGCAAGAGAAGGCAATGGTCCTACTTTAATAGAGTGTAAGACATACAGGCATTATCCGCACTGTATGGTGATACCTGATACAAGGCCGCAGGATGAGGTTATGGAGTGGAAAAAGAAAGATCCTATTCCGCGTTTTGAGAAAAGGCTTCTGGAAGAAAAAGTAATAACAAAGACTGAAATGGGAAAGATTAAGAAAAAAGTCAAGAACATGCTGGATGAGGCAGAAGAATTTGCAAGAAAGAGTCCTCTGCCAGCTGTAGAGACAGTTGAAGAAGGACTGTGGGCATAA
- a CDS encoding trimethylamine methyltransferase family protein, which produces MLSITKKEELRDKVCSMLSNVGMKVDCEEMKKILLGNGCSEAPNSRLKIPEELIKEFSTSQEKKSDKEDEKEFLEMTLEFGAAYTKFLLWSGRKDVVKKKLESEFITNIFDDGPTKLYDYKEHKEVPVNTEILTNMMKLAHAIPEVGYVPAWYRQDVPQETERISSLIEALKLTDKVGGVESISIGQVKYLIEIGDIMGENPKGCPYLHGSQCMTSPLMLEARSADEMIERKNRGVGRYYVASMITLGVSTPVSLSDSIILGAAEILGGMIAAYCLDPEAEITGRMITSVLDMKTANATMCRPEGAIVNAGVRELFDDFFGSQIRTTPDYMTTAKVPGLQAVYENFFSGSAFSKVMNLNEAFYPGVGVLNIAGAGSPTQAIMDIEIKKSQYFLRKQCEINDSSMDFKEFCEGISNGKEFLNSDYTLNHFRDIWSPSIFISGNAESGDEKSILDRCDEVWRGHLKNYKSRELPEEKRKALDDLLARAEKELLRKEE; this is translated from the coding sequence ATGTTAAGCATAACAAAAAAAGAAGAACTCAGGGACAAGGTGTGTAGCATGCTCAGTAATGTAGGTATGAAAGTTGATTGCGAAGAAATGAAAAAGATTTTGCTTGGTAATGGGTGTTCTGAAGCTCCAAACAGCCGCCTAAAAATTCCAGAAGAATTAATTAAAGAGTTTTCCACTTCTCAAGAAAAAAAATCAGATAAAGAGGATGAAAAAGAATTCCTTGAAATGACTCTGGAGTTTGGTGCTGCATATACCAAGTTTCTTCTTTGGAGTGGTAGAAAAGATGTGGTGAAAAAGAAATTAGAATCAGAATTTATAACAAATATTTTTGATGATGGTCCAACCAAGCTTTATGATTACAAGGAACATAAAGAGGTTCCAGTAAATACAGAGATATTGACTAATATGATGAAGTTAGCCCATGCAATTCCTGAAGTAGGATATGTTCCAGCCTGGTACCGTCAGGATGTGCCTCAGGAAACAGAAAGAATATCATCATTGATCGAAGCCTTAAAACTTACGGATAAAGTAGGAGGAGTTGAGTCAATTTCTATTGGACAGGTAAAGTATCTGATAGAAATTGGTGATATTATGGGAGAAAATCCAAAAGGATGTCCATATCTTCACGGCTCACAGTGTATGACTTCTCCTTTAATGCTTGAGGCAAGATCTGCAGATGAAATGATTGAGAGAAAAAATAGAGGGGTGGGAAGATATTATGTTGCTTCCATGATAACTCTTGGGGTTTCTACACCAGTGTCGCTATCAGATTCAATCATTTTGGGAGCAGCTGAAATTCTTGGGGGAATGATAGCTGCATATTGTTTAGATCCTGAGGCAGAAATTACAGGCAGAATGATTACATCTGTCCTTGATATGAAAACTGCAAATGCAACCATGTGCAGACCAGAAGGAGCCATTGTGAATGCAGGTGTTAGGGAATTATTTGATGATTTCTTTGGCTCTCAGATAAGAACAACCCCGGATTACATGACTACTGCAAAGGTTCCCGGACTTCAGGCAGTATACGAAAACTTTTTTTCTGGAAGTGCTTTTAGTAAAGTTATGAACTTGAATGAGGCTTTTTATCCTGGCGTTGGAGTATTAAACATTGCAGGAGCAGGGTCTCCAACACAGGCAATTATGGATATTGAAATAAAAAAATCTCAATATTTTCTTAGAAAGCAATGTGAGATTAATGATAGTTCTATGGATTTTAAGGAATTCTGTGAGGGCATATCTAATGGTAAGGAGTTTCTAAACAGCGATTATACGCTAAACCACTTTAGAGACATATGGTCTCCTTCCATATTTATAAGCGGGAATGCAGAATCAGGAGATGAAAAGAGTATTCTTGATAGATGTGATGAAGTATGGAGAGGTCATCTTAAAAATTACAAATCTCGAGAATTACCCGAGGAGAAAAGAAAGGCATTGGATGATCTATTAGCTAGAGCAGAAAAAGAATTATTGCGGAAGGAGGAATAA
- a CDS encoding alpha-ketoacid dehydrogenase subunit beta — protein sequence MRELTYLGALNEALREEMERDENVFLIGEDIGSFGGVFGVEKGLWEKFGEKRVRQTPISEDAIVGTAVGAAMTGLRPVAEIMYIDFITCCMDQVVNQAAKLRYMSGGKIKMPLVIRAQGGSGTAEAAQHSQSLEAWFVHTPGLKVVMPATVYDAKGLLKTAIRDDNPVIFLEHRMLYNIKDNVPEGEWTVPFGKAEVKHEGKDITIVATSLMVHKALEAAKELADSISIEVIDPRTLVPLDIDTILKSVKKTSKLLVVHEAPTIAGVGAEIVRQVVENAFDYLDGAPRVLGGRSIPMPYAPILEKACTPQKEGIVKLIKEMM from the coding sequence ATGAGAGAATTAACATATCTTGGTGCTTTAAATGAAGCTTTAAGAGAGGAAATGGAAAGAGATGAGAATGTTTTCCTCATAGGGGAAGATATAGGTTCGTTTGGTGGCGTTTTTGGAGTGGAAAAAGGACTCTGGGAAAAGTTTGGTGAAAAAAGAGTAAGGCAAACTCCCATATCAGAGGATGCAATAGTGGGAACTGCGGTTGGTGCTGCAATGACAGGGCTGAGACCTGTAGCAGAAATAATGTACATAGATTTTATAACATGCTGTATGGATCAGGTAGTAAATCAGGCGGCAAAACTCCGTTATATGTCAGGCGGTAAGATAAAAATGCCTTTGGTTATACGAGCGCAGGGTGGAAGTGGTACTGCAGAAGCAGCGCAGCATTCACAAAGTCTGGAAGCGTGGTTTGTGCATACTCCAGGGCTTAAAGTAGTAATGCCTGCTACAGTATATGATGCAAAAGGACTTCTAAAAACAGCAATCAGGGATGATAATCCAGTAATATTTTTAGAGCACAGAATGCTTTACAATATAAAAGATAATGTTCCGGAAGGAGAGTGGACAGTGCCGTTTGGTAAGGCAGAGGTAAAACATGAGGGAAAAGACATTACCATTGTCGCCACATCCCTTATGGTCCATAAGGCATTGGAAGCGGCAAAAGAGCTTGCTGATAGCATCAGTATAGAGGTTATTGATCCAAGAACATTGGTCCCGCTTGATATAGATACAATTCTGAAGTCAGTAAAAAAGACCTCTAAATTACTTGTTGTTCATGAAGCTCCTACAATAGCAGGAGTTGGTGCAGAAATAGTAAGACAGGTTGTAGAAAATGCATTTGATTATCTTGACGGAGCACCGCGTGTTCTCGGTGGTAGAAGTATTCCAATGCCTTACGCGCCAATACTGGAGAAAGCATGCACACCTCAAAAAGAGGGTATAGTCAAACTCATAAAAGAAATGATGTGA